The Apibacter raozihei genome contains a region encoding:
- a CDS encoding triose-phosphate isomerase — protein sequence MTEQKKIYLGTNTKMYKNISQTESFLRELNQLTSDIGREKLELFVIPSFTALANARNCVPEDKILIGAQNMNWEDEGQFTGEISPLMLKEVGVNLIEIGHSERRHILKETDQEINKKVLSALNHSFKALLCIGETLEQKNFHTSNEILRIQLKIGLHGIKEEQITNLWIAYEPVWAIGVNGIPATKEYAAEKHSIIRDTLKELFGSDKGKSIPILYGGSVNLENANDLIQMPDIDGLFIGRSAWDANNFNTIIRNVIPLFYSKK from the coding sequence ATGACAGAACAAAAAAAGATATATTTAGGTACCAATACAAAAATGTATAAAAATATATCGCAGACAGAAAGTTTTTTGAGAGAACTGAATCAACTTACTTCAGATATAGGCAGGGAAAAACTGGAATTATTTGTAATTCCTTCTTTCACAGCTTTAGCTAATGCAAGAAACTGTGTCCCTGAAGATAAAATTCTGATTGGTGCCCAAAATATGAACTGGGAAGATGAAGGACAGTTTACCGGTGAAATTTCGCCTCTGATGCTGAAAGAAGTGGGTGTTAACTTAATTGAGATCGGACATTCGGAAAGAAGACATATTTTAAAGGAAACAGATCAGGAGATTAATAAAAAAGTTTTAAGTGCTTTAAATCATTCTTTTAAGGCTCTTTTATGCATTGGAGAAACTTTGGAACAAAAAAATTTTCATACTAGCAATGAAATATTAAGAATTCAATTAAAAATAGGTTTACATGGAATTAAGGAAGAGCAAATTACTAATTTATGGATTGCATACGAACCCGTTTGGGCTATTGGTGTAAACGGAATTCCAGCGACTAAAGAATATGCCGCTGAAAAACATTCAATTATTAGGGATACTTTAAAAGAACTTTTCGGTTCTGATAAGGGAAAATCTATACCTATCCTTTATGGTGGAAGTGTTAACTTAGAAAATGCAAATGATTTAATTCAAATGCCAGACATTGATGGTCTTTTTATTGGTAGAAGTGCGTGGGATGCTAATAATTTTAACACCATTATCAGAAATGTTATCCCTTTATTTTATTCAAAAAAATAA